The proteins below come from a single candidate division WOR-3 bacterium genomic window:
- a CDS encoding TldD/PmbA family protein, giving the protein MFDKLKQMLSLIDADYADIRYEVKKEVVISFNGKELSRVSTNATDGYVIRVLKNGGFASATFTKPEDITKIAPQVVENAMLIGKHKTKPVRLAATEVIKDSYTPILNEDPREITLEEKIAVTQKANNVPLQYEKIAMTHVGYEEVIREKYFVSTEGSEIHEDLITVQLAGEIIAKDGNIVQNVRVATGGSDGFHTIRNPEALFEERTKIALDLLRAEPVASGVYNCILNPSLAGVFTHEAFGHFSEADIIENLPAMREKMRLGAKLGSDILNIVDDATLPHQLGFYKYDDEGVPVRRVTLMKNGVLVGRLHSRRTAYEFGEPLTGHCVAEDYRYPPIVRMGTIFIEPGNSTLDELFTILGDGLYILDAKGGQTAGENFTFGAQYGYIIKNGKKTQMIRDLNISGNLYKTLQNIIAIGNDLVLSKRGGCGKGQLNIRSCNGAPHIIIKDLVVGGR; this is encoded by the coding sequence ATGTTTGATAAATTAAAACAGATGCTTTCTTTAATTGATGCCGATTATGCTGATATTCGCTATGAAGTTAAAAAAGAGGTAGTGATTAGTTTTAACGGCAAAGAGTTATCCCGGGTCAGCACCAATGCCACTGATGGTTATGTGATCCGGGTCTTAAAGAACGGCGGTTTTGCCAGTGCCACTTTTACCAAACCCGAAGATATCACAAAGATTGCCCCTCAAGTAGTAGAAAACGCCATGCTAATCGGCAAACATAAGACTAAGCCGGTAAGGTTAGCTGCTACTGAAGTTATTAAAGACTCTTATACGCCAATACTTAACGAAGACCCGCGAGAAATTACGCTTGAAGAAAAAATTGCCGTGACCCAAAAGGCTAATAATGTGCCGCTTCAGTATGAAAAAATCGCCATGACCCATGTTGGTTATGAAGAAGTGATTCGCGAGAAGTATTTTGTCTCCACTGAGGGTTCTGAGATCCATGAAGATCTGATCACCGTGCAACTCGCTGGCGAAATTATTGCCAAAGATGGCAATATCGTTCAAAATGTCCGAGTTGCCACCGGAGGGAGCGATGGATTTCACACCATCAGAAATCCTGAAGCCCTCTTTGAGGAACGCACCAAAATTGCCCTGGATTTATTGAGGGCTGAACCGGTAGCCTCAGGGGTGTATAATTGTATTCTTAATCCCAGTTTAGCCGGTGTGTTTACCCATGAAGCTTTTGGGCATTTCTCAGAAGCTGATATTATTGAAAATCTCCCGGCAATGCGGGAAAAAATGCGGCTTGGCGCCAAACTTGGTAGTGATATTCTCAATATTGTGGATGATGCGACCCTGCCACACCAACTGGGATTTTATAAATACGATGACGAGGGGGTGCCGGTGCGTCGGGTAACATTAATGAAAAATGGGGTTTTGGTTGGCCGGCTCCATTCCCGTCGAACCGCTTATGAATTCGGCGAACCGTTGACCGGACACTGCGTCGCTGAAGACTATCGCTATCCTCCAATTGTGCGTATGGGCACCATATTTATTGAACCTGGCAACTCTACTTTAGATGAATTATTTACGATTCTTGGCGATGGCCTTTATATTCTTGATGCCAAAGGCGGTCAAACGGCAGGTGAAAATTTCACCTTTGGGGCCCAATACGGATATATTATAAAGAACGGAAAAAAAACTCAGATGATTCGAGACTTAAATATCTCAGGCAATCTCTACAAAACCCTGCAAAATATTATCGCAATTGGCAATGACCTGGTGTTATCTAAGCGAGGCGGCTGCGGTAAAGGACAACTAAATATCCGCTCGTGTAACGGAGCGCCTCATATTATTATTAAAGATTTAGTAGTAGGAGGTCGTTAA
- a CDS encoding SdpI family protein has product MRKSEILALIIVIVSFLIAISVYPKMPQPVATHWNRHGEVDGYKTKFWGTFLVPFVLLGCLGLFIIIPRIDPLKANIFRFIKYYDRFMIITLIVLLIIQLWAIAWNLGRKMAPEPIFALVFGGLLYYTGVLSENAQRNWFVGIRTPWTISSETVWQRTHKLAGLLYRISGILSIIGGFFSRYAMYFIVGPVILVGLFLIIYSFIIYQRLARLKSES; this is encoded by the coding sequence ATGAGAAAAAGTGAAATTTTAGCCCTGATCATTGTTATCGTCTCATTTCTCATCGCAATTAGTGTCTATCCTAAAATGCCGCAACCAGTAGCTACTCATTGGAATCGACATGGTGAAGTTGATGGTTATAAAACAAAATTCTGGGGAACTTTTCTGGTGCCTTTTGTGCTTTTGGGCTGTTTAGGATTATTTATAATCATTCCGAGAATCGATCCGTTAAAGGCAAATATCTTCCGATTTATAAAATATTATGACCGGTTTATGATTATAACGCTAATTGTTTTACTAATCATTCAGTTATGGGCGATCGCCTGGAACTTAGGACGAAAGATGGCTCCTGAGCCGATCTTCGCCTTGGTATTTGGAGGGCTACTATATTACACAGGGGTGCTTTCGGAAAATGCCCAACGGAACTGGTTTGTCGGCATCCGAACTCCCTGGACAATAAGTAGTGAAACGGTATGGCAAAGGACCCATAAACTTGCCGGTCTTTTGTATCGGATTAGTGGGATTTTAAGCATCATCGGCGGATTTTTTAGCCGCTACGCTATGTATTTTATTGTCGGCCCGGTGATCCTGGTAGGCCTCTTTTTAATAATATATTCTTTTATTATTTATCAACGGCTTGCCCGTTTAAAATCCGAATCCTAA
- a CDS encoding acetyl ornithine aminotransferase family protein, which translates to MQKPKIITKLPGPKAQKILRKDKKYISPSYTRSYPAVIERGEGCWVWDVDGNKFLDFNAGIAVCATGHCHPLVVEAIKKQASNLIHMSGTDYYYPLQTELAEKLVEITPGGMNKRVFFCNSGAEAVEGAFKLARYATERKNVIAFYGAFHGRTMGALSLTASKAVQKQKFGPLIAGVYHVPYAYCYRCAYHLEYPGCDFACINYIEDYLFKKVVPGEEVAAIFVEPIQGEGGYVVPPPGYFNKLRALCDKYGILLIADEVQSGMGRTGKMFALEHWEVMADIYCVAKGIASGLPLGAFIANAGLMNWPAGTHASTFGGNPVACASALATIKLLEDGLIDNACKMGELILNRLEALQAKYQFIGDIRGKGLMVAMELVEDSISKRPIPEKRNSIVYQCFERGLLLQGCGESAIRFSPPLIVNEEEVNVAMDILESVLAGITVK; encoded by the coding sequence ATGCAGAAACCGAAAATTATTACTAAATTGCCAGGACCTAAGGCCCAGAAAATTTTAAGAAAGGATAAAAAGTATATTTCACCGTCCTACACTCGGAGTTATCCCGCGGTAATCGAACGCGGTGAGGGATGCTGGGTTTGGGATGTTGATGGGAATAAGTTTTTAGACTTTAATGCCGGTATTGCGGTTTGTGCGACCGGGCATTGTCATCCTTTGGTTGTTGAGGCGATAAAAAAGCAGGCCAGCAATTTGATTCATATGTCCGGCACTGATTACTATTATCCCTTGCAGACCGAACTGGCCGAAAAACTTGTGGAAATCACTCCGGGCGGTATGAATAAACGGGTGTTTTTCTGTAATTCTGGGGCTGAAGCCGTGGAAGGAGCCTTCAAATTGGCCCGGTATGCTACTGAGCGAAAAAATGTTATTGCCTTTTATGGGGCTTTTCATGGCCGAACTATGGGCGCATTATCGCTGACAGCAAGCAAGGCTGTCCAGAAGCAGAAGTTTGGGCCGCTAATTGCTGGGGTGTATCATGTGCCCTATGCGTATTGTTATCGGTGTGCCTATCATTTAGAATATCCGGGGTGTGATTTTGCCTGTATAAATTACATTGAAGACTATCTGTTTAAAAAAGTCGTGCCTGGCGAAGAGGTCGCCGCGATCTTCGTCGAGCCAATCCAGGGTGAAGGAGGTTATGTTGTGCCACCACCTGGATACTTTAATAAACTACGCGCCTTATGTGATAAATACGGCATTCTGCTAATTGCCGATGAAGTCCAATCTGGTATGGGGCGAACCGGTAAGATGTTTGCCCTAGAACATTGGGAGGTAATGGCTGATATTTATTGTGTGGCTAAGGGTATTGCTTCGGGTCTGCCGCTTGGGGCCTTTATCGCTAATGCTGGACTTATGAATTGGCCAGCCGGAACCCATGCCTCAACATTTGGTGGGAATCCCGTAGCCTGTGCCTCGGCCTTAGCCACAATTAAGCTTTTAGAGGACGGCTTAATTGATAATGCTTGTAAAATGGGCGAACTGATCTTAAATCGGCTGGAAGCATTGCAAGCCAAATATCAATTTATCGGAGATATCCGGGGCAAAGGGCTGATGGTGGCGATGGAATTAGTAGAAGACTCGATTTCCAAACGGCCAATTCCTGAGAAGCGTAATAGCATTGTTTATCAATGTTTTGAACGCGGGCTACTTCTTCAAGGTTGTGGTGAAAGCGCGATAAGATTTTCCCCACCACTAATTGTTAATGAAGAAGAAGTTAATGTGGCAATGGATATTTTGGAATCAGTGCTAGCCGGGATAACCGTTAAATAA
- the tilS gene encoding tRNA lysidine(34) synthetase TilS produces the protein MATQDFLDKVRRTINKYQLLKEHDRVLVGFSGGPDSTALVWVLNELKSEFKLKLIALHINHGIRKKAADADQKFSVSFCKKLKIPIKTCKINTPAYAKRYKFSIESAARILRYQCLFQYALRLQCKRVALGHHANDNAETVLLNLIRGTGVSGLKGIAPIRPLNEELTEETSLEQKKAEEPIWLIRPLIEITRQEILEFLKTNNLAYCEDLTNLELGFRRNYLRHKIIPELEKINPQFVTAVLRTSEILRMYEELINAEATEVLDEAVVTSVSGPIKYIVDIPKINKYNQIIKLEVLKKLLPRKQMNLIKSIEELALKPSGSAIEITKGLWAWREYDKLFIGRKRDDSTLANRNWPLMLNHDNEIKELGMIFRVREIPIKDTKERTRLLKKVQNTKNSNIEIFDKDKLNLPLYVRLRRAQDRIRISDHQTKKLKELFIDQKIPLSLRRQIPIVADQNNILWVVGLRRAFYGLIDKRTKTIIEIKVEKC, from the coding sequence GTGGCGACACAAGATTTTTTAGACAAGGTCCGACGGACTATTAATAAATATCAGTTATTAAAAGAACATGACCGAGTCCTTGTGGGCTTTTCCGGGGGACCAGATTCCACGGCTCTAGTTTGGGTCTTAAATGAGTTAAAATCAGAATTTAAACTTAAACTTATTGCCCTGCATATAAATCATGGTATTAGAAAAAAAGCTGCTGATGCTGATCAAAAATTCTCGGTAAGTTTTTGTAAGAAGCTAAAGATTCCTATTAAAACGTGTAAAATTAATACCCCAGCGTATGCTAAAAGGTATAAATTTTCAATTGAGAGTGCTGCCCGGATTTTGCGCTATCAGTGTCTTTTTCAATATGCCTTAAGGTTACAATGTAAGAGAGTTGCCTTGGGGCATCATGCTAATGACAATGCCGAAACCGTGCTTTTAAATCTTATCCGAGGAACCGGGGTTAGCGGTCTAAAAGGCATTGCTCCAATCCGACCTCTTAATGAGGAACTAACTGAAGAAACTTCATTGGAACAGAAGAAGGCTGAAGAGCCTATATGGCTAATAAGACCCTTAATAGAAATTACCCGTCAAGAAATCCTTGAATTTCTTAAAACAAACAATTTAGCTTATTGTGAGGACCTAACTAATCTAGAACTTGGTTTTCGACGTAATTATCTGCGGCATAAAATTATCCCAGAGCTAGAAAAAATTAATCCCCAGTTTGTGACCGCTGTTCTTAGAACTTCGGAGATTTTACGGATGTATGAAGAGCTAATTAATGCTGAAGCCACTGAAGTGCTCGATGAAGCAGTTGTTACGTCGGTCTCAGGACCAATAAAGTATATTGTTGACATACCGAAAATAAATAAGTATAATCAAATAATAAAGCTAGAAGTACTAAAAAAGTTGCTTCCCCGGAAGCAAATGAATTTGATAAAAAGTATCGAGGAGCTTGCGCTAAAACCCAGTGGTAGTGCTATAGAAATTACTAAAGGCCTGTGGGCGTGGCGTGAATATGATAAGTTGTTTATTGGTAGAAAAAGAGACGATAGCACATTGGCTAACAGAAATTGGCCATTAATGTTAAATCATGATAATGAAATAAAAGAATTGGGTATGATTTTTAGGGTGCGAGAAATACCTATAAAGGATACTAAGGAACGGACTCGATTACTAAAAAAAGTTCAAAACACTAAAAATAGTAATATAGAAATTTTTGACAAAGACAAACTTAACTTACCCCTTTATGTAAGACTACGGCGCGCTCAAGATCGGATTAGAATCTCAGACCATCAAACCAAGAAATTAAAGGAACTTTTTATTGACCAAAAGATTCCACTAAGTCTTCGCCGGCAAATTCCCATTGTTGCGGACCAGAATAACATTCTTTGGGTTGTGGGACTCCGGCGCGCTTTTTATGGTCTAATAGATAAACGGACTAAAACTATAATTGAAATAAAGGTTGAAAAATGCTAA
- the ftsH gene encoding ATP-dependent zinc metalloprotease FtsH gives MLKKKVPIKHSVFSNIITWITIILVAYLLWNIAGNLNPRRIEIDYSTFINELGKNNIKSVTITEKELSGDFNTPITTATSRRPFQHFKTRIPFEDPELVNNLIEKKVTIVAKAPSPWGTILASAIPWIIMIGLWIFLVRRLSAGSDRAFTFGKSRAKLVTDRPKVTFDDVAGVEEAKEELREIIEFLKAPHKFQRLGGKIPKGVLLVGPTGTGKTLLARAVAGEAGVPFLSISGSDFVEMFVGVGAARVRDLFDQAKRHAPCIIFIDEIDAVGRQRGAGLGGGHDEREQTLNQLLVEMDGFDTQEGVIIMAATNRPDILDPALLRPGRFDRQIVVDRPDVKGREGILRVHTRKIPLGKDVDLQVLARSTPGFSGADLANMVNEAALLAARRNKNVVEMQDFEDAKDKVLMGVERRSLFISDTEKKWIAFHEAGHALVSKLIPGTDPIHKVTIIPRGQALGVTQQLPIDDRRIYSKSYCHNQLAVMLGGRAAEELEFSDISTGARDDINRATQLARKMVCEWGMSEKLGPLTLGKPDEEIFLGRELGLHRSFSEETAKVIDSEIKRFVDEAYNRAKKLLSENIDKLRLLAQKLLEKEILEGREIDELLTHALSQPQEG, from the coding sequence ATGCTAAAAAAGAAAGTTCCGATAAAACACTCAGTTTTTAGTAACATTATTACATGGATTACAATTATTTTAGTAGCTTATCTTTTATGGAACATTGCGGGAAATTTGAATCCTAGACGCATTGAGATCGATTACTCAACATTTATCAACGAACTGGGGAAAAATAATATAAAATCAGTAACAATTACCGAGAAAGAACTTTCGGGTGATTTTAACACGCCAATTACAACCGCCACATCCCGTAGACCTTTTCAGCATTTTAAAACTCGTATTCCTTTTGAAGATCCAGAGCTTGTAAACAATTTAATAGAGAAAAAAGTTACTATTGTCGCCAAGGCCCCCTCACCCTGGGGTACGATATTGGCTTCAGCAATTCCTTGGATTATTATGATTGGACTTTGGATATTCCTTGTTCGTCGACTTAGTGCCGGTTCTGATCGGGCATTTACCTTTGGTAAAAGTCGTGCTAAACTGGTTACCGATCGACCCAAGGTGACCTTTGACGATGTTGCTGGAGTTGAAGAAGCTAAAGAAGAGTTGCGAGAAATCATCGAGTTCTTAAAAGCTCCCCATAAATTTCAAAGGCTTGGCGGTAAAATTCCTAAGGGGGTACTTCTTGTGGGGCCTACTGGTACTGGTAAAACCTTACTAGCACGTGCTGTAGCTGGCGAAGCGGGCGTGCCATTTTTATCAATTTCTGGTTCCGATTTTGTTGAAATGTTTGTAGGTGTTGGGGCCGCCCGGGTTCGAGATTTATTTGATCAAGCTAAACGGCATGCGCCATGTATTATATTTATCGACGAAATCGATGCGGTTGGCCGCCAACGCGGTGCTGGGCTTGGCGGAGGTCACGATGAGCGCGAGCAGACATTAAATCAATTATTAGTGGAGATGGACGGTTTTGATACCCAAGAAGGGGTAATTATCATGGCAGCAACCAACCGACCGGATATTCTAGATCCAGCACTGCTTAGGCCTGGTCGATTCGATCGACAAATTGTAGTAGACCGTCCGGATGTTAAGGGACGAGAAGGAATTTTACGAGTTCATACCCGGAAAATTCCTTTAGGTAAAGACGTAGACTTACAAGTTCTAGCACGAAGCACACCAGGTTTTTCCGGGGCCGATCTTGCAAATATGGTTAACGAAGCAGCCTTACTTGCCGCCCGCCGAAATAAAAATGTTGTTGAAATGCAAGATTTTGAGGATGCTAAAGATAAAGTACTGATGGGTGTGGAACGCCGTAGTCTATTTATTTCCGACACTGAGAAAAAATGGATTGCATTTCATGAAGCCGGTCATGCTCTAGTTTCCAAATTAATTCCCGGGACAGATCCGATCCATAAAGTAACAATAATACCTCGTGGCCAAGCATTAGGTGTAACCCAGCAATTACCAATTGATGATCGTCGAATTTACTCTAAAAGTTATTGCCATAACCAATTAGCCGTGATGTTAGGAGGTCGTGCCGCCGAAGAACTCGAATTTAGTGATATCTCAACCGGAGCCCGAGATGATATTAATCGTGCAACGCAACTTGCCCGAAAAATGGTATGTGAATGGGGAATGAGCGAAAAACTTGGGCCATTAACATTAGGCAAGCCTGATGAAGAAATTTTTTTAGGCCGGGAACTTGGACTGCATCGAAGTTTTTCTGAAGAGACTGCAAAAGTGATTGATTCTGAAATCAAACGGTTTGTTGATGAAGCTTATAATCGGGCGAAGAAGCTATTAAGTGAAAATATCGACAAACTGCGATTACTAGCACAAAAATTATTAGAAAAAGAAATTCTCGAAGGACGAGAAATTGACGAGCTTTTAACACATGCTCTGTCACAACCCCAAGAGGGCTAA
- the dapA gene encoding 4-hydroxy-tetrahydrodipicolinate synthase, with protein sequence MKFFGSFTALVTPFDNNNQLDLEALKENIRYQLRNGIDGFVPCGTTGEAPTLSEEEWTAVVRTTIETVRKQKPIIVGTGTNSTEKTIKLTQKAKELGADGCLVVCPYYNKPTQDGLFEHFKTIAQSVNLPIIIYNIPSRTGVNILPSTVAKLYEQHPKTIVGIKEASGNLDQVSELRARCGRNFIIFSGDDSLTLPILALGGHGVISVVANIFPKEISMMIRYFLRGDVKKSLRLHYRLYPVCKVMFVETNPGPIKFAMSYLGMKAGRPRLPLVEISEANKTLIKNTIDRYQGSARK encoded by the coding sequence ATGAAATTCTTTGGTTCTTTTACAGCGCTAGTAACACCGTTTGACAACAACAATCAACTGGACCTTGAAGCATTAAAGGAAAATATAAGATATCAATTACGTAACGGTATCGATGGTTTTGTCCCATGCGGCACAACAGGGGAGGCGCCAACGTTAAGTGAAGAAGAATGGACCGCTGTGGTAAGAACAACGATAGAGACCGTTAGAAAACAAAAACCAATAATTGTCGGAACCGGTACTAACTCAACGGAAAAAACAATCAAGCTAACTCAAAAAGCCAAAGAATTAGGCGCAGATGGCTGTTTGGTTGTTTGCCCATATTATAATAAACCAACCCAAGATGGTCTCTTCGAACATTTTAAAACAATCGCTCAATCGGTTAATCTACCGATAATTATCTACAATATTCCATCTCGAACTGGGGTTAACATTTTGCCATCAACGGTTGCTAAACTTTATGAACAGCATCCTAAAACAATTGTTGGAATCAAAGAAGCATCTGGTAATCTAGATCAAGTAAGTGAACTCCGAGCCCGTTGTGGTAGAAATTTTATTATTTTTTCTGGAGACGATTCTTTAACGCTACCAATACTTGCTCTCGGAGGGCACGGTGTTATTTCAGTTGTGGCTAATATTTTCCCTAAAGAAATTAGCATGATGATTAGATATTTTTTAAGAGGGGACGTAAAGAAAAGTTTACGTCTTCACTACCGATTATATCCAGTATGTAAAGTGATGTTTGTTGAAACCAATCCAGGGCCGATTAAGTTCGCAATGTCTTATTTAGGAATGAAGGCCGGTAGACCTCGATTACCATTAGTTGAAATATCTGAAGCCAATAAAACATTGATTAAAAATACTATAGATCGTTATCAAGGATCAGCAAGAAAATGA
- the dapB gene encoding 4-hydroxy-tetrahydrodipicolinate reductase: MIKVVIIGVCGRMGTALANTIRQESNLILVGGVETVGHPLLGTPIGDGFITSELESLIERCDVVVEFAIPEVTLDNVRICAQARKPFIIGTTGHKNVEDIKAYSNDIPILMAPNFSFGVNFLYKLAADAVKYLSDFDINIIELHHKLKKDTPSGTAKKISLIIREAIGREVPISVIRAGDIVGEHIVMFNGPGERLELIHRATNRETFAYGVIKAIKFIVNQSPGFYQMSDVLKYYLKTI; this comes from the coding sequence ATGATTAAGGTTGTTATAATCGGAGTATGTGGTCGAATGGGCACAGCACTTGCGAACACAATTCGCCAAGAGAGTAATTTAATTTTAGTAGGTGGAGTTGAGACTGTTGGACATCCGCTACTAGGTACACCAATTGGAGACGGTTTTATTACCTCGGAACTCGAATCATTGATTGAACGCTGTGATGTAGTTGTTGAATTCGCAATACCAGAAGTAACTTTAGATAATGTTAGGATTTGTGCTCAAGCCCGAAAACCTTTTATAATTGGAACGACCGGTCACAAAAATGTAGAGGACATTAAGGCTTATTCTAATGACATTCCAATTCTAATGGCACCAAATTTTTCATTTGGAGTTAATTTTCTTTATAAGCTCGCTGCGGATGCTGTAAAATATTTGTCAGATTTTGATATTAATATTATTGAACTTCATCACAAACTTAAAAAAGATACGCCGAGTGGCACTGCCAAGAAAATTTCATTAATTATTAGAGAAGCTATTGGCCGGGAAGTGCCAATTAGTGTTATTCGGGCTGGTGATATTGTTGGTGAACATATTGTAATGTTTAATGGGCCGGGCGAAAGGTTAGAACTAATCCATCGGGCAACTAATCGAGAAACATTTGCTTATGGCGTAATAAAAGCGATTAAATTTATCGTTAATCAAAGCCCGGGTTTTTATCAAATGTCCGATGTGCTTAAATATTATTTAAAAACAATTTAG
- a CDS encoding phosphoribosylaminoimidazolesuccinocarboxamide synthase yields MVVVETNISNLPLYKKGKIRDIYDLDDCLLIVATDRISAFDVVMPDPIPDKGKVLTMLSCFWFDYTKDIIPNHLVTADISGFPEELTPYFDLLNKRAMIVKKTKPLNVECIVRGYLVGSAWKEYQKTQMVAGIKLPPNLQLAEELPHPIFTPSIKVDTGHDENITEEKMKKIIGEKLTQKIKEISLEIYQKAFQYAKSRGIIIADTKFEFGLINDQLILIDELLTPDSSRFWDTNEYQIGISPPSFDKQYLRDYLQQMNWDKRPPPPKLPENVIEKTREKYLLAYEKITGKKLA; encoded by the coding sequence ATGGTAGTTGTAGAAACAAATATTTCTAACTTACCATTGTATAAAAAAGGTAAAATTCGTGATATATACGATCTTGATGATTGTTTGTTAATAGTAGCTACTGATCGAATTTCTGCATTTGATGTTGTAATGCCTGATCCAATTCCAGACAAAGGTAAAGTATTAACAATGCTTTCCTGCTTTTGGTTCGATTATACAAAAGATATTATACCTAACCATTTAGTAACAGCAGACATTAGTGGCTTTCCCGAAGAATTAACACCATATTTTGATTTACTTAATAAAAGAGCCATGATTGTAAAAAAAACCAAGCCGCTTAATGTAGAATGTATCGTCCGTGGATATCTTGTAGGTTCAGCATGGAAGGAATATCAAAAGACCCAAATGGTTGCAGGTATTAAACTACCCCCAAATCTTCAACTAGCTGAAGAATTACCCCATCCAATCTTTACTCCATCGATTAAAGTTGATACTGGACACGACGAAAACATTACGGAAGAAAAAATGAAAAAAATTATTGGTGAAAAACTAACCCAAAAAATAAAAGAAATTTCTCTAGAAATATACCAAAAAGCATTCCAATATGCAAAATCCAGGGGAATAATTATTGCTGATACTAAATTTGAATTTGGGTTAATTAATGATCAATTAATATTAATAGATGAATTACTGACACCAGATTCTTCAAGATTTTGGGATACTAATGAATATCAAATCGGCATTTCACCTCCAAGTTTTGATAAGCAATATTTAAGAGACTATCTACAACAGATGAATTGGGACAAAAGACCGCCGCCACCCAAATTACCGGAAAATGTTATTGAAAAAACTCGAGAGAAATACCTGCTTGCCTACGAAAAGATTACCGGTAAAAAATTAGCCTAG
- a CDS encoding SagB/ThcOx family dehydrogenase, with the protein MKLPAVRLESNVSVEEALNTRRSVRQYKKEPLTIQEVSQLLWAAQGKTAGWGGKTAPSAGAIYPLTIYLAVGEVKELAPGVYRYLSDNHELEKVLSKDVRKELTEAAWNQEYIQNAPVSIIVAADYEKMIRRYGKRGVRYVDNEVGHVGQNVQLQGEALKLGSVIIGAFEDSLVRSILGIREEPVYIIPVGKKY; encoded by the coding sequence ATGAAATTGCCAGCAGTTCGATTAGAAAGTAATGTCAGCGTTGAGGAGGCACTAAATACACGTCGATCAGTCCGTCAGTATAAAAAAGAACCTTTAACTATCCAAGAAGTCTCGCAGCTTTTATGGGCTGCTCAAGGAAAAACCGCTGGCTGGGGTGGAAAAACCGCACCGTCAGCTGGTGCAATATATCCTCTTACGATTTACTTAGCTGTGGGTGAAGTAAAAGAACTCGCACCGGGTGTCTATCGTTATTTAAGCGATAACCATGAATTAGAAAAAGTGCTAAGTAAAGATGTGCGAAAAGAATTAACTGAAGCTGCTTGGAATCAAGAATATATCCAAAATGCCCCAGTAAGCATTATTGTTGCAGCTGATTACGAGAAAATGATTAGGCGCTATGGCAAACGTGGTGTACGATATGTTGATAATGAAGTAGGACATGTTGGCCAAAACGTGCAACTTCAAGGAGAAGCCTTAAAACTTGGCTCAGTAATTATTGGTGCATTTGAAGATTCTTTAGTGCGTTCGATTCTCGGAATCAGAGAGGAACCAGTTTATATTATACCAGTCGGTAAAAAATATTAA
- the purE gene encoding 5-(carboxyamino)imidazole ribonucleotide mutase has product MVAIVMGSKSDLPIMTETKKKLEEFGIPCEIKIMSAHRNPETVRRFAKNAEKRGIKIIIAGAGGAAALPGVIAAYTTIPVIGVPIKSELLGLDSLLSISQMPKGVPVATMAIGVSGAINAAILAAEILALSDHQIKSALVKFKKSLHGQK; this is encoded by the coding sequence ATGGTAGCGATCGTCATGGGTAGCAAATCGGATCTTCCGATAATGACAGAAACCAAAAAGAAATTAGAAGAATTTGGTATTCCCTGCGAAATAAAAATTATGTCCGCACATCGTAATCCGGAAACCGTGCGAAGATTTGCTAAAAACGCCGAAAAACGCGGCATAAAAATAATTATTGCCGGCGCCGGTGGCGCAGCAGCTCTACCTGGGGTTATTGCGGCTTACACTACGATACCAGTAATTGGTGTTCCAATTAAATCTGAACTTTTGGGTCTAGATTCTTTACTTTCAATTTCACAAATGCCCAAAGGTGTGCCGGTAGCAACCATGGCCATCGGAGTGTCCGGAGCAATCAATGCCGCAATTTTGGCAGCAGAAATTCTAGCCCTGTCCGATCATCAAATAAAATCCGCCCTTGTAAAATTTAAAAAATCACTCCATGGCCAAAAATAA